From Aedes albopictus strain Foshan chromosome 1, AalbF5, whole genome shotgun sequence, one genomic window encodes:
- the LOC109428579 gene encoding protein tramtrack, beta isoform isoform X3 encodes MGSEHYCLRWHNHQSNLLGVFSQLLQDESLVDVTLACSEGASIRAHKVVLSACSSYFQTLFLDHPTQHPIVILKDVPFAELRTLVDFMYKGEVNVEYCQLPALLQTAESLKVKGLAEMTNQNSTLAEPKREPERLQRPQSHSSSAAAAAATATATSLTSTSSPASSDRQQTAASNTSGGTNSATAVSPHNHHHQHHHPALGSPTSNAATAAAVAAAAASLGITDLSTIGKSRGLDPDGRSPSPSRLDRSASPPGTPLALFPPLRKNRDHTHSGSVTSSATTTITAAATERSSEERELSEHHQHQKRPRSNSGNAFSTSLNSTSEGLSNNNANSGPNTGSGNDDDDEEDNEENGSVLANESRQANSEQDHPIHSHRRSSADDDGRRSSSNIHHNNNNNSDDEYEPPIKIKSEYDFLPYSGLNMTMNSPACLANSTTSSAGGGGGGSGGGLVNSSAAGSLLGATDLRPSSRDSGRGGGTPVACSSTTTATNSGSGGGNGNALGGLDRSSPRSQRDRSERSAFGSGGIPSPLSEPIAGPSGMAPMQQVPLSLKKEADWDRGDGSGDSSLDFRHPHDSETAEPHSGGGSIVSGGLCPSVLGGPPLGLGSGSGDRGSGRSSSGADGPEQGAAIYPCMYCGATFPHQSKLTRHILSHSLETLKYREAPMHIHPSHLALLQQQHHELTQQAQHQQAAQAAAAVAAASLAQSSLSPSQLTSAQFGPHRGGPPLEQLLESPEGATPMELEFAAAVAAQAAAVASGNAAAADQGNVVLCKFCGKSFPDVSSLITHLPVHTGDRPFKCEFCGKAFKLRHHMKDHCRVHTGERPFRCGMCGKTFSRSTILKAHEKTHYPKYVRKFLSPSPIDGKDDSPQ; translated from the exons GTTGTTCTGTCGGCCTGTTCCTCGTACTTCCAGACGCTGTTTCTCGACCACCCGACCCAGCACCCGATCGTAATCCTGAAGGACGTCCCGTTCGCCGAGCTCCGCACGCTGGTCGACTTCATGTACAAGGGCGAGGTGAATGTCGAGTACTGCCAGCTGCCGGCGCTGCTCCAGACGGCCGAGTCGCTAAAG GTCAAAGGTCTGGCAGAGATGACCAACCAGAACAGCACTCTGGCCGAACCAAAACGCGAACCGGAACGTCTACAACGGCCACAGAGTCACAGTAGCAGTGCAGCAGCTGCCGCCGCAACCGCGACCGCCACCAGTCTAACGTCAACTTCCTCTCCGGCATCGTCGGACCGACAGCAGACGGCGGCAAGCAACACCTCCGGAGGTACCAACAGTGCAACAGCCGTGTCCCCGCACAACCATCACCACCAGCACCATCACCCCGCCCTTGGATCACCAACGAGCAATGCGGCCACGGCAGCAGCGGTGGCCGCTGCGGCAGCCTCCCTCGGCATCACCGACCTCTCGACGATAGGCAAATCTCGCGGACTGGATCCGGACGGGAGAAGTCCTTCGCCGTCGCGGCTGGACCGATCGGCATCACCACCTGGAACTCCCTTGGCCCTGTTTCCACCCCTTAGGAAAAATCGTGACCACACTCATAGCGGTTCGGTAACCTCGTCGGCAACTACTACCATCACAGCGGCAGCTACGGAGCGTTCTTCGGAAGAACGGGAACTGTCAGAGCATCACCAGCACCAGAAACGGCCCCGTTCGAACAGTGGCAACGCCTTCAGCACTAGCCTCAACAGCACTTCCGAAGGTCTCAGCAACAACAATGCAAATAGCGGCCCCAACACCGGAAGTGggaacgatgacgacgatgaggaAGATAACGAGGAAAATGGAAGTGTGCTAGCGAACGAATCAAGGCAAGCCAACAGCGAACAGGATCATCCGATACACAGTCACCGGCGGTCCAGCGCAGACGACGATGGACGCCGCAGTAGTTCCAACATCCaccacaacaataacaacaattcgGATGACGAGTACGAGCCGCCGATCAAGATCAAGAGTGAATACG ATTTTTTGCCTTACTCAGGGTTGAACATGACGATGAACTCGCCTGCGTGCCTAGCAAACTCCACTACCAGCAGCGCTGGTGGCGGTGGCGGAGGCAGCGGAGGAGGGTTGGTGAACTCCTCGGCAGCAGGCAGTCTACTGGGTGCCACCGATTTGAGGCCTTCGTCGCGAGACAGCGGCCGAGGCGGTGGCACTCCGGTGGCGTGCAGCTCGACAACTACGGCGACCAATAGCGGCAGCGGTGGTGGCAATGGGAATGCACTCGGAGGACTAGATCGAAGCTCACCCCGTTCGCAACGGGATCGAAGCGAGAGGAGTGCATTCGGCAGCGGCGGCATACCGAGTCCGCTGTCGGAACCCATTGCCGGACCCTCGGGGATGGCACCGATGCAGCAGGTTCCACTG TCGCTGAAAAAGGAAGCCGACTGGGACCGAGGGGACGGATCTGGTGACAGCTCGTTGGACTTTCGACACCCGCACGATTCG GAAACAGCAGAACCGCACTCCGGCGGCGGTAGTATCGTTAGCGGTGGCCTCTGTCCGAGCGTTCTCGGCGGGCCACCGTTAGGGCTTGGTAGTGGTTCCGGAGACCGCGGAAGTGGTAGATCAAGTAGTGGTGCTGACGGTCCTGAACAGGGTGCCGCAATCTATCCGTGTATGTATTGCGGGGCGACGTTTCCCCACCAGAGCAAACTGACCCGGCACATACTGTCGCACTCGCTCGAGACGCTCAAGTATCGCGAAGCACCGATGCACATACACCCGTCGCATCTGGCCCTGCTCCAGCAGCAACATCACGAACTGACGCAGCAGGCGCAGCACCAGCAGGCCGCCCAAGCAGCGGCCGCCGTTGCAGCCGCTTCCCTAGCACAGTCATCACTATCGCCCTCGCAGCTAACGTCGGCGCAGTTCGGACCGCACCGGGGCGGACCCCCGCTGGAACAGCTGCTGGAGTCGCCCGAAGGTGCTACGCCGATGGAGCTGGAGTTTGCGGCGGCCGTCGCGGCACAAGCAGCCGCCGTAGCGTCGGGTAATGCGGCCGCCGCCGACCAGGGCAACGTGGTGCTATGTAAGTTCTGTGGTAAAAGCTTTCCGGACGTGTCGTCGCTGATAACGCACCTGCCGGTGCACACCGGTGACCGGCCGTTCAAATGCGAGTTTTGCGGTAAGGCGTTCAAGCTGCGGCACCACATGAAGGATCACTGTCGGGTGCATACAG GCGAGCGACCGTTTCGCTGCGGGATGTGCGGCAAGACGTTCTCCCGATCGACGATTCTGAAGGCGCACGAGAAGACGCACTACCCGAAGTACGTGCGAAAGTTCCTATCGCCCTCGCCGATCGACGGGAAGGACGACTCGCCCCAATAG
- the LOC109428579 gene encoding protein tramtrack, beta isoform isoform X4: MGSEHYCLRWHNHQSNLLGVFSQLLQDESLVDVTLACSEGASIRAHKVVLSACSSYFQTLFLDHPTQHPIVILKDVPFAELRTLVDFMYKGEVNVEYCQLPALLQTAESLKVKGLAEMTNQNSTLAEPKREPERLQRPQSHSSSAAAAAATATATSLTSTSSPASSDRQQTAASNTSGGTNSATAVSPHNHHHQHHHPALGSPTSNAATAAAVAAAAASLGITDLSTIGKSRGLDPDGRSPSPSRLDRSASPPGTPLALFPPLRKNRDHTHSGSVTSSATTTITAAATERSSEERELSEHHQHQKRPRSNSGNAFSTSLNSTSEGLSNNNANSGPNTGSGNDDDDEEDNEENGSVLANESRQANSEQDHPIHSHRRSSADDDGRRSSSNIHHNNNNNSDDEYEPPIKIKSEYGLNMTMNSPACLANSTTSSAGGGGGGSGGGLVNSSAAGSLLGATDLRPSSRDSGRGGGTPVACSSTTTATNSGSGGGNGNALGGLDRSSPRSQRDRSERSAFGSGGIPSPLSEPIAGPSGMAPMQQVPLSLKKEADWDRGDGSGDSSLDFRHPHDSETAEPHSGGGSIVSGGLCPSVLGGPPLGLGSGSGDRGSGRSSSGADGPEQGAAIYPCMYCGATFPHQSKLTRHILSHSLETLKYREAPMHIHPSHLALLQQQHHELTQQAQHQQAAQAAAAVAAASLAQSSLSPSQLTSAQFGPHRGGPPLEQLLESPEGATPMELEFAAAVAAQAAAVASGNAAAADQGNVVLCKFCGKSFPDVSSLITHLPVHTGDRPFKCEFCGKAFKLRHHMKDHCRVHTGERPFRCGMCGKTFSRSTILKAHEKTHYPKYVRKFLSPSPIDGKDDSPQ, from the exons GTTGTTCTGTCGGCCTGTTCCTCGTACTTCCAGACGCTGTTTCTCGACCACCCGACCCAGCACCCGATCGTAATCCTGAAGGACGTCCCGTTCGCCGAGCTCCGCACGCTGGTCGACTTCATGTACAAGGGCGAGGTGAATGTCGAGTACTGCCAGCTGCCGGCGCTGCTCCAGACGGCCGAGTCGCTAAAG GTCAAAGGTCTGGCAGAGATGACCAACCAGAACAGCACTCTGGCCGAACCAAAACGCGAACCGGAACGTCTACAACGGCCACAGAGTCACAGTAGCAGTGCAGCAGCTGCCGCCGCAACCGCGACCGCCACCAGTCTAACGTCAACTTCCTCTCCGGCATCGTCGGACCGACAGCAGACGGCGGCAAGCAACACCTCCGGAGGTACCAACAGTGCAACAGCCGTGTCCCCGCACAACCATCACCACCAGCACCATCACCCCGCCCTTGGATCACCAACGAGCAATGCGGCCACGGCAGCAGCGGTGGCCGCTGCGGCAGCCTCCCTCGGCATCACCGACCTCTCGACGATAGGCAAATCTCGCGGACTGGATCCGGACGGGAGAAGTCCTTCGCCGTCGCGGCTGGACCGATCGGCATCACCACCTGGAACTCCCTTGGCCCTGTTTCCACCCCTTAGGAAAAATCGTGACCACACTCATAGCGGTTCGGTAACCTCGTCGGCAACTACTACCATCACAGCGGCAGCTACGGAGCGTTCTTCGGAAGAACGGGAACTGTCAGAGCATCACCAGCACCAGAAACGGCCCCGTTCGAACAGTGGCAACGCCTTCAGCACTAGCCTCAACAGCACTTCCGAAGGTCTCAGCAACAACAATGCAAATAGCGGCCCCAACACCGGAAGTGggaacgatgacgacgatgaggaAGATAACGAGGAAAATGGAAGTGTGCTAGCGAACGAATCAAGGCAAGCCAACAGCGAACAGGATCATCCGATACACAGTCACCGGCGGTCCAGCGCAGACGACGATGGACGCCGCAGTAGTTCCAACATCCaccacaacaataacaacaattcgGATGACGAGTACGAGCCGCCGATCAAGATCAAGAGTGAATACG GGTTGAACATGACGATGAACTCGCCTGCGTGCCTAGCAAACTCCACTACCAGCAGCGCTGGTGGCGGTGGCGGAGGCAGCGGAGGAGGGTTGGTGAACTCCTCGGCAGCAGGCAGTCTACTGGGTGCCACCGATTTGAGGCCTTCGTCGCGAGACAGCGGCCGAGGCGGTGGCACTCCGGTGGCGTGCAGCTCGACAACTACGGCGACCAATAGCGGCAGCGGTGGTGGCAATGGGAATGCACTCGGAGGACTAGATCGAAGCTCACCCCGTTCGCAACGGGATCGAAGCGAGAGGAGTGCATTCGGCAGCGGCGGCATACCGAGTCCGCTGTCGGAACCCATTGCCGGACCCTCGGGGATGGCACCGATGCAGCAGGTTCCACTG TCGCTGAAAAAGGAAGCCGACTGGGACCGAGGGGACGGATCTGGTGACAGCTCGTTGGACTTTCGACACCCGCACGATTCG GAAACAGCAGAACCGCACTCCGGCGGCGGTAGTATCGTTAGCGGTGGCCTCTGTCCGAGCGTTCTCGGCGGGCCACCGTTAGGGCTTGGTAGTGGTTCCGGAGACCGCGGAAGTGGTAGATCAAGTAGTGGTGCTGACGGTCCTGAACAGGGTGCCGCAATCTATCCGTGTATGTATTGCGGGGCGACGTTTCCCCACCAGAGCAAACTGACCCGGCACATACTGTCGCACTCGCTCGAGACGCTCAAGTATCGCGAAGCACCGATGCACATACACCCGTCGCATCTGGCCCTGCTCCAGCAGCAACATCACGAACTGACGCAGCAGGCGCAGCACCAGCAGGCCGCCCAAGCAGCGGCCGCCGTTGCAGCCGCTTCCCTAGCACAGTCATCACTATCGCCCTCGCAGCTAACGTCGGCGCAGTTCGGACCGCACCGGGGCGGACCCCCGCTGGAACAGCTGCTGGAGTCGCCCGAAGGTGCTACGCCGATGGAGCTGGAGTTTGCGGCGGCCGTCGCGGCACAAGCAGCCGCCGTAGCGTCGGGTAATGCGGCCGCCGCCGACCAGGGCAACGTGGTGCTATGTAAGTTCTGTGGTAAAAGCTTTCCGGACGTGTCGTCGCTGATAACGCACCTGCCGGTGCACACCGGTGACCGGCCGTTCAAATGCGAGTTTTGCGGTAAGGCGTTCAAGCTGCGGCACCACATGAAGGATCACTGTCGGGTGCATACAG GCGAGCGACCGTTTCGCTGCGGGATGTGCGGCAAGACGTTCTCCCGATCGACGATTCTGAAGGCGCACGAGAAGACGCACTACCCGAAGTACGTGCGAAAGTTCCTATCGCCCTCGCCGATCGACGGGAAGGACGACTCGCCCCAATAG